ATATGTTGTAAATTATTCGGATCACTGAAAAACTTCCAGGCCTGTTCCAAAGTAACAGGCATTACCTGTACTGACTTGATGCGGTAAGTGCGGGACATACCGTAAATCTACCAAAACTCTAACAAACGGCAGCATTGTTCCATCTGAAAATAATGGCCATTAACCAACCGCCGCGTGCCTGCGGAGTAACAGAACGGTACCCGGTAGTTTTATCTGTTAAGCGTACGGATGCCATCAGCTGGCCTTTGGGCAGTTCTTTCGCGGTGTATACAAATTGCAGGTCGTCCTGCTTCAACTGCAACAGTTCTTTTACCGGGATGATCATGCCGGAATGTTTGCCGCTTACATCTTCAAATTTCCATTCTTTGATAATATTCCCTTTGGCATCTTTCACCGTAATCTTACGGCCGTTGCCTATCTGACCGCAATGGCTGTAGTGGAACACCAGCTTGTCGTTGATGTTGGACTTATCCAGCTGCAGCTGTTTCAGGTCAAAAGCATCATTCACATGTTTTTCAAGGATCAGTTTATTGTTCAGGTATACCTTGAAATAATCTCCGCCTGCTTTCGCCGGGATGGAGAATACGCTAAGGCAGACAATAGCCAGGGCTGCTGCCTTTCCGAGGATGTTGGTGAGTGTTTTCATGATGTGTATGTTTTATACCACAAAACAAGGCAAATACAGCATGAGTAAGGAAAAGCTTTGATGATGTGCACCTTTTTCTTGACATAAGGCATTTTTTATTTTGATTATTCGGATAGTCTACATAATTTGTAGACTTAATCCCAAAACAATTAAACATGTCAAACACACCATTACGATTTGAGACATTGCAAGTACATGCCGGTTATCAGCCGGACCCAACTACCAAAGCGGCTGCGGTGCCCATTTATCAGACAACATCTTATACGTTCGATGATGCCAATCATGCGGCGGACCTTTTTCAGCTGAAGCAGTTCGGAAATATTTACACCCGTATCATGAACCCCACTACGGATGTGTTCGAGAAACGTGTAGCAGCACTGGAAGGCGGTGTAGCCGGTTTGGCCACAGCCTCAGGCCAAGCAGCACAATTCATTGCTTTGCATAACATTCTCCTGCCCGGGGATAATTTTGTTACTTCCTCTTATTTGTACGGCGGTACCTACAATCAGTTCAAAGTAAGTTTTAAAAGGATAGGGGTGGAAGCCCGCTTTGCGGACCTGGACAATGTGGCCAGTTTTGAAGAGAAGATAGATGCCCGCACCAAGGCCATCTATGTGGAAACCATTGGTAATCCCGGTTTTGCCATCCCTGATTTTGAAAAGATAACGGCCCTGGCTAAGAAACATGATCTGCCCCTGGTGGTGGACAATACTTTCGGCGCAGCAGGTTATTTGTTCCGCCCGATAGAACATGGTGCCAACATTGTAGTACAGGCTGCCACCAAATGGATCGGCGGGCATGGCAACAGTATCGGCGGCGTGATCGTAGACGGCGGTAATTACAACTGGGGCAATGGTAAATTCCCGCAGTTCACAGACCCTGATGAAGCATACCATGGCATGCAGTTCTGGGATGTTTTCGGGGCTAATAGTCCATTCGGGAACATTGCCTATATCATCCGTGCAAGGGTGACCGGCCTGCGCACCTGGGGCCCTTCCCTGGCGCCGCAGAACTCCTTCCTGTTCCTGCAGGGTTTGGAAACACTTTCCCTGCGTGTACAGCGTACAGTAGAGAATGCACTGGCACTGGCGCAATGGCTGGAAAAACATCCGAAAGTAGCTTCCGTGAATTATCCCGGTTTGCCTGGCAACAAATATCATGAACTGGGTAAGAAGTACCTGAAAGCCGGATTCGGTGGCGTGTTGTCCTTTAAGATCAAGGGTGGAAAAGAGGCGGCAGACACTTTGGTACAATCCTTGCAACTGATCTACCACCTGGCAAATGTAGGCGATTCAAAAACGCTGATCATTCATCCTGCTACCACCACGCATCAGCAATTGAGCGAGGCAGAGCAGAAAGCCGCAGGTGTAGAGCCAGGATTGCTGCGTATTTCATTGGGTATCGAGCATATTGAAGATATCAAAGGTGATCTGCAGCAGGCGTTTGATAAAATATAAAACTCACTAGGTGTATGAATAAAAAGAGGTGTTGCAGATCTTGCAACACCTCTTCGTTTTTTACTTTTCTTTCATCCACACTACTTTCTGCTCCGGCGTATTTTCCTGCCCGATAATATCTTTATACAGTTCCGGGTTGCGGGCTTTCTTATACCGGTATCCTCCGGCCTGCTGTAATTTTTCCGGTGTGATGGTGGCTATCACATAATCATTATCCAGCTTACGGCATTCTGCAATGATATCGCCAAAAGGATCGAGGATCATAGAGCAGCCATTTTTCAACTGGTCATCATCCATACCAATAGGGTTGGAAAATACCGCATAGATGGCATTGTCGTAAGCCCGTGCGGGCAGCCATTTCATCAGCCATGCACGGCCTTTTAAACCATCAAATTCCTGGCGCAGTGTAGTTGGGTCGTTATACCGGTTGGTCCATAATGCAGGATCTACAAACCCGGCGCCGGGCCTGGTAGAAGGAGTGCACATGGTTACGTGCGGCATAAAGATGATGTCTGCACCCAGCAGGGTAGTGGCTCTTACATTTTCGATGATGTTATTGTCGTAACAGATCAGTATACCACACTTCCAGCCCAGGAGATCAAACACCACGTACTCATTGCCGGGTGTGAGATGCGGATTGATGAAAGGATGCAGCTTGCGGTATTTGGCTACCAGGCCGTTCCTGTCCACACATACATATGCTTTGAATAAATTGTCGTTCGCATCTTTTTCAAACAGCCCGGCGAGGATCACAATGTTCAGTTCTTCCGCGATGGCCGTGAGGGTTTTAACACTGGGGCCATCAGGTATGAATTCTGCAGTGTCCAGCATCTGTGAAACATCCAGGTGGCGGGCAAAAGTATAACCGGTGATGGAGCATTCATGAAAAGCAATCACATCTGCACCATCTGCTGCGGCCTTTTGGGCCAGTTCCCGTATCACGGAAAGATTATATTTCTTATCGCCACTGCGGTTCTCAAACTGCGCTGTGGCTATCTTGATCGTTTTCATCAGGCTAAGCTACGTATTGTTGACCAGTCATCCATAAACTGCTGTGAGAAATAACTTTCTTCCCCTATCTTGATCTCCTTAATTTGAAAACTGTATGATGAAACACGCTACTCTTACTTCCGCGATGATGATGATCGCGATGTTATCCCATGCACAGGAAGCTGCCACTATTGTGATCAGTCCTGACCAACCCTTGTCCTCCAAAAACACCGGCCTGCGTAAACAGGTATATGAATGGAGTAAAGCACAGCTGAACAGCGATGATTACGAAGCCCTGAAAGCACATCCTTCTGCAGCGGTTTTTCCGGGCAAAATAAAGGAAGGGGCAAAGCCAGTTACCAAAACGGTGCATATTACGCATAATAAGATCAGCGATGCGCTGGTACCCGTGGTATCCCGCCTCAACTATTCACAACCCTGGCGCGAGAACCTTTACAGCACCGGTTTATATGCAGCACCTGGTGCTTACATTGAAGTAACGGTGCCCAAAGAATTACTGGATAAAGGCATCGGTATCCAGGTGGGGGCACATTCAGATAACCTGAACCAATGGGTAGCAGGGAAAGAGGACTGGCGGCGTATGCCCCTCATTGTTAGTACCCGGCAACTGAAAGCGACTACTACAAGGATCGCGTCTCCCTTTGGTGGTCTGATCTATGTAACCACTGCTCCGAAAGCAGCCTCCTGGGCCGGGGATGTAAAGATCAGCCAGGCCATTGAAGCTCCCTTATATCAGGCGGGGATCACCACACCGGAAGAATGGAAAGCACAGCTGCAGAACAATAAAGCACCCTGGGGAGAACTGGCTACGGAAAAGATTGTACTCACCATTCCTGATTCTATCCTGCAACAGGTAGCAGACCCTGCCTACGTGATGAAGATCTGGGACCTGATCATTGGCGGAGAAGCAGAGCTGGCACAGATCCCGCAGCCCTTTTACCGGCCACAGCGCATGGTGATAGATGAACATATCGGTGGTGGTTTTATGCATAGCGGGTATCCTGTAATGATCCATCATTCACCCACCCGCCGGATGTTATCTGCCGATGTGATCGCCAATCCGCTTAAGCTGATGGTAGGTAGTAAAGGTGGCGCCAACTGGGGTTTCTTCCACGAGATAGGGCATAACATGCAGAACCTGGACTGGGTGTTTGGTGGTACTACCGAAGTGAGTTGTAATTTCTTTTCCCTCTATATGTTCGACCGTTTATTAGGAGGAAGGGATGATGCACATACCGGTGTATCCAATAAAGAAACACAGGACATGATGAAGAAATATTTCAGCGAAGGCGCAGATTATGAAAAGTGGAA
This DNA window, taken from Chitinophaga niabensis, encodes the following:
- a CDS encoding O-acetylhomoserine aminocarboxypropyltransferase/cysteine synthase family protein, which codes for MSNTPLRFETLQVHAGYQPDPTTKAAAVPIYQTTSYTFDDANHAADLFQLKQFGNIYTRIMNPTTDVFEKRVAALEGGVAGLATASGQAAQFIALHNILLPGDNFVTSSYLYGGTYNQFKVSFKRIGVEARFADLDNVASFEEKIDARTKAIYVETIGNPGFAIPDFEKITALAKKHDLPLVVDNTFGAAGYLFRPIEHGANIVVQAATKWIGGHGNSIGGVIVDGGNYNWGNGKFPQFTDPDEAYHGMQFWDVFGANSPFGNIAYIIRARVTGLRTWGPSLAPQNSFLFLQGLETLSLRVQRTVENALALAQWLEKHPKVASVNYPGLPGNKYHELGKKYLKAGFGGVLSFKIKGGKEAADTLVQSLQLIYHLANVGDSKTLIIHPATTTHQQLSEAEQKAAGVEPGLLRISLGIEHIEDIKGDLQQAFDKI
- a CDS encoding nitrilase family protein, whose amino-acid sequence is MKTIKIATAQFENRSGDKKYNLSVIRELAQKAAADGADVIAFHECSITGYTFARHLDVSQMLDTAEFIPDGPSVKTLTAIAEELNIVILAGLFEKDANDNLFKAYVCVDRNGLVAKYRKLHPFINPHLTPGNEYVVFDLLGWKCGILICYDNNIIENVRATTLLGADIIFMPHVTMCTPSTRPGAGFVDPALWTNRYNDPTTLRQEFDGLKGRAWLMKWLPARAYDNAIYAVFSNPIGMDDDQLKNGCSMILDPFGDIIAECRKLDNDYVIATITPEKLQQAGGYRYKKARNPELYKDIIGQENTPEQKVVWMKEK
- a CDS encoding M60 family metallopeptidase — protein: MMKHATLTSAMMMIAMLSHAQEAATIVISPDQPLSSKNTGLRKQVYEWSKAQLNSDDYEALKAHPSAAVFPGKIKEGAKPVTKTVHITHNKISDALVPVVSRLNYSQPWRENLYSTGLYAAPGAYIEVTVPKELLDKGIGIQVGAHSDNLNQWVAGKEDWRRMPLIVSTRQLKATTTRIASPFGGLIYVTTAPKAASWAGDVKISQAIEAPLYQAGITTPEEWKAQLQNNKAPWGELATEKIVLTIPDSILQQVADPAYVMKIWDLIIGGEAELAQIPQPFYRPQRMVIDEHIGGGFMHSGYPVMIHHSPTRRMLSADVIANPLKLMVGSKGGANWGFFHEIGHNMQNLDWVFGGTTEVSCNFFSLYMFDRLLGGRDDAHTGVSNKETQDMMKKYFSEGADYEKWKSSPFLGLIMFRQLQEAFGWETFKKFFREYQALAAKDPDGTYAKTDVQKRDLWAGTFSRAAGRNVAPFFEKWGIPVSDAVKKELSSLPEWMPYNFPPQQ